The following are encoded in a window of Saccharothrix longispora genomic DNA:
- a CDS encoding DUF6875 domain-containing protein, producing MLVHPTGQAHPLVEPADFAGPRLPEEVAAHEPQLRAVFAWAGEYLGGPHPDLGRRGAVCPFTDTSLQRGLFYLSVRAGTPSDPDELAALLLHYRDWFAGLEPRTGPGAQFKTILVLFPDLAEFGVVDRTQELLKAEYTRLGLMLGEFHPGPPQKAGLWNPAFRPLHSPVPLLAIRHMVPTDFPFLRDDDTTVAAYLQRFGGRVPTHLRDEVRAAADRLSTPAGS from the coding sequence ATGCTGGTCCACCCGACCGGCCAGGCCCACCCCCTGGTCGAACCGGCCGACTTCGCCGGTCCCCGGCTGCCCGAGGAGGTGGCGGCGCACGAGCCGCAGCTGCGCGCCGTCTTCGCGTGGGCCGGCGAGTACCTGGGCGGCCCGCACCCCGACCTGGGCAGGCGCGGCGCGGTGTGCCCGTTCACCGACACCTCGTTGCAGCGCGGGCTGTTCTACCTGTCGGTGCGCGCCGGCACGCCGAGCGACCCCGACGAGCTGGCCGCGCTGCTGCTGCACTACCGCGACTGGTTCGCCGGGCTGGAGCCGCGCACCGGTCCCGGCGCGCAGTTCAAGACGATCCTGGTGCTGTTCCCGGACCTCGCGGAGTTCGGGGTGGTGGACCGGACGCAGGAGCTGCTGAAGGCCGAGTACACCCGGCTGGGGCTGATGCTCGGCGAGTTCCACCCCGGCCCGCCGCAGAAGGCCGGCCTGTGGAACCCGGCCTTCCGGCCGCTGCACAGCCCCGTCCCGCTGCTGGCGATCCGGCACATGGTGCCCACCGACTTCCCCTTCCTGCGCGACGACGACACCACGGTCGCCGCGTACCTCCAGCGGTTCGGCGGACGCGTCCCCACGCACCTCCGCGACGAGGTGCGGGCCGCCGCCGACCGCCTCTCGACCCCGGCGGGGAGCTGA